In the genome of candidate division WOR-3 bacterium, one region contains:
- a CDS encoding M20/M25/M40 family metallo-hydrolase: MKKMTLAILVALSVNVAFAHEYLVRVDDLKERDFNIIELIEDHALLIADEGDILRLANKNIEYRILDENPREKYYQIVYLIDEDPSRVAQYGEVIDHFEDCILLRTTEEQVLELNKLKVELRVLTFDPVRFLDKDPYPVPMNNLAPDTLIQKMVAAVSQDSIQSFILRLQRMYTRYTTTDSNKIAAVNWIRNKLLSYGCDSVYFQYFNANYGPNVVGIKKGYLYPTLKKYCLIGGHLDDVPSSGYAPGADDNASGTVAMIEAARVMRNYLFENTIYYVAFNAEELGLYGSDSFAARAYRNGDTILGVINYDMIGYVTPSNPNRDTMNAHYTTAVPGCQTFVTQFYKAVADTYTQLKIRFVANSGTSGSSDHASFWKRGYKAMLGIERQLTPTYHTTGDTLGPHLYTNCGVNHLPFATQVIKTGVAALAKLAVPIHVVGINEKKPLYQAAILVQPTIGRRFLIREQMSKEKGEVLFIYNALGQVVRKFEDYTGDVIWSGDDDKGNPLPTGVYFVGINNEKKSVVSRLILFR; encoded by the coding sequence ATGAAAAAAATGACACTAGCCATTCTGGTAGCGCTGAGTGTGAATGTTGCCTTCGCCCACGAATATTTAGTGCGGGTGGATGATTTGAAGGAGCGCGATTTTAATATTATCGAGCTGATTGAAGATCATGCCTTGCTTATCGCGGACGAAGGTGATATCTTGCGGCTTGCGAATAAAAATATTGAATATCGCATCCTTGATGAAAATCCCCGGGAAAAATATTACCAGATAGTTTATTTGATTGATGAAGACCCAAGCCGTGTTGCCCAGTATGGTGAGGTGATTGACCATTTTGAAGATTGTATTCTTTTACGCACTACTGAAGAACAAGTGCTGGAATTGAATAAATTGAAAGTGGAATTGAGAGTATTGACCTTTGACCCGGTGCGGTTTCTGGATAAAGATCCTTATCCCGTCCCGATGAATAATCTTGCACCAGATACCCTTATCCAGAAGATGGTAGCGGCGGTTTCTCAGGATAGTATCCAATCGTTCATTTTGAGATTGCAAAGGATGTATACAAGGTATACTACGACAGATTCTAACAAAATTGCCGCAGTGAACTGGATAAGAAATAAACTTCTCAGCTATGGCTGTGATAGTGTCTATTTTCAATATTTTAATGCCAATTACGGTCCGAATGTCGTCGGAATTAAAAAAGGTTATCTTTATCCAACGCTAAAAAAATACTGTTTGATCGGTGGGCATTTAGATGATGTACCTTCGAGTGGTTATGCTCCAGGAGCCGATGACAATGCCTCGGGCACAGTGGCAATGATTGAAGCAGCACGGGTGATGCGAAACTACTTATTTGAAAACACCATCTATTATGTCGCGTTCAATGCTGAAGAATTAGGATTGTACGGAAGCGACTCCTTTGCGGCTCGTGCCTATCGCAACGGCGACACAATCCTTGGTGTGATAAATTATGATATGATCGGTTATGTGACGCCTTCAAATCCCAATCGGGATACAATGAATGCTCATTATACAACTGCGGTGCCTGGTTGTCAAACATTTGTGACCCAATTTTATAAAGCGGTTGCGGATACTTACACGCAATTAAAAATAAGATTTGTAGCAAATAGTGGAACGAGTGGTTCTTCGGATCATGCGAGTTTCTGGAAACGTGGCTATAAGGCGATGCTCGGGATTGAACGACAATTGACACCGACATATCACACTACGGGTGATACGCTTGGACCTCATCTTTATACCAACTGTGGAGTTAATCATCTCCCCTTTGCCACCCAGGTGATAAAGACCGGTGTTGCTGCCCTCGCAAAACTTGCGGTGCCGATCCATGTCGTAGGTATTAATGAAAAGAAACCTTTATACCAAGCGGCAATTTTAGTTCAGCCAACGATTGGGAGGCGTTTCTTAATTCGTGAGCAAATGTCTAAAGAAAAAGGGGAGGTGCTATTCATATACAACGCCCTCGGGCAGGTTGTCCGAAAGTTTGAAGACTACACCGGTGATGTGATATGGAGCGGCGACGATGATAAAGGGAATCCACTACCCACTGGAGTTTATTTCGTGGGTATAAATAACGAAAAGAAATCGGTAGTTTCGCGATTAATTCTATTCCGCTAA
- the rplX gene encoding 50S ribosomal protein L24 — protein sequence MKETRRLKFNIKKNDLVEVITGEEKGRRGRVLEIDREKGRAIVEGINLVKKHQRARSQTQPSGIITKPAPIHISNLALICPKCGKKTKVKREKIEKRRVRICKKCGEMIE from the coding sequence ATGAAAGAGACAAGACGGTTAAAATTTAATATCAAAAAGAATGACCTGGTTGAGGTCATCACCGGAGAGGAAAAAGGTCGCCGCGGTAGAGTCTTGGAGATTGACCGAGAAAAAGGGCGCGCAATTGTCGAAGGTATTAACTTGGTGAAGAAACACCAGCGCGCGCGCTCCCAGACTCAACCTTCGGGAATTATCACCAAGCCCGCGCCGATCCATATTTCAAATCTTGCACTCATTTGTCCGAAATGTGGCAAAAAGACAAAGGTAAAAAGAGAAAAAATAGAAAAAAGAAGGGTAAGAATTTGTAAGAAATGCGGGGAGATGATAGAATGA
- the rplE gene encoding 50S ribosomal protein L5 — translation MKTGYKPRLKAFYEETLRKSLMKKLGYKNIYQVPQLKKIVINVGCGEAVADPKILEIIKEDLAKITGQAPAYTRAKRPISNFKIRKGMVIGMKVTLRGNRMYEFFDRFINFAAPRIRDFRGFKRDSFDGRGSYNLGLTEQTIFPEIEYDKVKKIFGMDIAIVTTARKDEDALALLEGLGMPFEKKK, via the coding sequence ATGAAAACCGGCTATAAACCACGGTTAAAAGCATTTTATGAAGAAACTCTTAGAAAATCTTTGATGAAAAAATTGGGCTACAAGAATATCTATCAGGTTCCACAGTTAAAAAAAATCGTTATCAATGTGGGCTGTGGTGAGGCAGTTGCCGACCCTAAGATTTTAGAAATCATTAAAGAGGATCTGGCGAAGATAACCGGGCAGGCACCTGCATATACCCGCGCCAAAAGGCCGATCTCTAATTTTAAAATACGAAAAGGAATGGTAATTGGTATGAAAGTGACACTGCGCGGAAACCGGATGTATGAATTCTTTGACCGCTTTATAAATTTTGCTGCACCCCGAATCAGGGATTTCCGTGGTTTCAAAAGGGATTCTTTCGATGGACGGGGTTCATACAATCTGGGTTTAACCGAACAGACAATATTTCCGGAGATTGAATATGACAAGGTAAAGAAAATTTTCGGGATGGATATCGCGATTGTGACTACTGCCAGAAAAGATGAAGATGCCCTGGCATTGCTGGAAGGTTTAGGCATGCCTTTTGAGAAAAAGAAATAA
- a CDS encoding type Z 30S ribosomal protein S14: MAKLCLIIKAKRPPKYSTRRYNRCQRCGRPRGFYRKFNLCRICFRELALQGELPGVRKATW, encoded by the coding sequence TTGGCTAAGTTATGTTTGATTATTAAGGCAAAAAGACCTCCAAAATACTCTACCCGGAGGTATAACCGCTGCCAGCGCTGCGGAAGGCCCCGCGGGTTTTACCGGAAATTTAATCTCTGCCGGATTTGTTTCCGGGAACTTGCCCTTCAGGGTGAACTCCCTGGGGTGAGAAAAGCCACCTGGTAA
- the rplN gene encoding 50S ribosomal protein L14, whose translation MIQIYSRLKVCDNTGARIAMCIHVTGSSGRRYGYVGDIINVTIKDALPHAPIKKGDKAKAVIVRTKKEIRRPDGSYVRFDDNACVLINEQKEPKGTRVFGPVARELREKGFTKILSLASEVV comes from the coding sequence GTGATTCAGATTTACTCAAGATTAAAAGTTTGTGATAACACGGGTGCGCGCATCGCGATGTGCATTCATGTGACTGGCAGTTCCGGCAGACGCTATGGTTATGTTGGTGATATTATCAATGTGACCATAAAGGATGCCCTGCCCCATGCCCCTATTAAAAAGGGGGATAAGGCGAAGGCAGTTATCGTGCGGACCAAAAAGGAGATCCGGCGTCCGGATGGTTCTTATGTGCGGTTTGATGATAATGCCTGTGTTTTAATTAATGAGCAAAAAGAACCAAAGGGAACCAGAGTCTTTGGTCCAGTAGCACGGGAATTGCGGGAAAAAGGGTTTACCAAGATACTTTCTTTGGCAAGTGAAGTGGTATGA